Proteins encoded in a region of the Novibacillus thermophilus genome:
- a CDS encoding PrkA family serine protein kinase: MDILKRIDEHRREEERLAWEGTFADYLDIVRERPHVAQTAHSRIYNMIKDAGVEETEGGKSYSFFSREIFGLEQAIERLVEEYFHSAARRLDVRKRILLLMGPVSGGKSTIVNLLKEGLERYSRTDAGALYAIKGCPMQEEPLHLVPVDLRPELEEELGVKIEGKLCPSCQFKLKHEYGNRVEDVPVERVLLSEDERVGIGTFSPSDPKSQDIADLTGSIDFSTIAEYGSESDPRAYRFDGELNKANRGLMEFQEMLKCDEKFLWNLLSLTQEGNFKAGRFALISADQLIIAHTNEAEYKAFISNKKNEALQSRIIVMPIPYNLKVSDEEKIYDKLIKESDMAHIHIAPHALRAAATFSILSRLRESKKQGMDLVKKMRLYDGEAVEGFKDSDVEELQNEYLDEGMDGIDPRYVINRISSAFVRQDTTCINALDILRALKDGLDQHPSITKEQRERYLNFISVARKEYDETAKKEVQKAFVYSYEESAKTLLDNYLDNVEAYCNRQKIRDPITGEELDPDEKLMRSIEEQIGISENAKKAFREEILIRISAYARKGKRFDYNSHERLREAIQKKLFADLKDVVKITTSTKTPDENQLKKINEVTRRLIDEHGYCPVCANELLRYVGSLLNR; encoded by the coding sequence GGATATCTTAAAACGCATTGATGAACACCGAAGAGAAGAAGAGCGGTTGGCGTGGGAAGGCACATTTGCCGATTACTTAGACATCGTGCGCGAGCGTCCGCATGTGGCCCAAACAGCGCACTCCCGCATTTACAATATGATTAAAGACGCCGGAGTTGAAGAGACGGAGGGGGGCAAGTCCTACTCCTTTTTTAGTCGCGAAATATTCGGATTGGAGCAAGCCATTGAACGGTTAGTGGAAGAATACTTTCACTCCGCGGCCAGGCGGCTCGACGTGCGCAAACGCATCTTGCTGCTCATGGGACCCGTCAGCGGTGGAAAGTCGACGATCGTCAATTTGCTGAAAGAAGGGTTGGAACGCTATTCCCGGACGGACGCCGGCGCTCTGTACGCCATCAAAGGGTGCCCGATGCAGGAGGAGCCGCTGCACCTCGTGCCTGTCGACTTGCGCCCGGAACTGGAAGAGGAACTCGGGGTGAAGATTGAAGGCAAATTGTGCCCGTCATGTCAGTTTAAGCTTAAACACGAATACGGCAACCGGGTGGAAGACGTGCCGGTTGAGCGGGTACTGCTCTCTGAAGACGAGAGGGTGGGGATCGGGACGTTCAGCCCGTCCGACCCTAAGTCGCAGGACATTGCGGACCTTACGGGGAGCATCGACTTTTCCACCATCGCCGAGTACGGTTCCGAATCGGACCCGCGGGCTTACCGCTTTGACGGTGAGTTGAACAAAGCAAACCGCGGTTTGATGGAATTTCAGGAAATGTTGAAGTGCGACGAGAAGTTTCTCTGGAATTTACTCTCGTTGACTCAGGAAGGAAACTTCAAGGCAGGGCGTTTCGCCCTCATTTCCGCGGATCAGCTCATCATCGCCCACACGAACGAAGCGGAGTACAAAGCGTTTATCAGCAACAAGAAAAACGAAGCCCTCCAGTCACGCATCATCGTCATGCCGATCCCGTACAACCTGAAAGTGTCAGATGAAGAAAAGATTTACGACAAACTCATTAAAGAGAGCGACATGGCCCACATCCACATCGCGCCCCACGCGTTGAGGGCTGCCGCAACGTTCAGCATTTTGTCAAGACTGCGAGAGTCCAAAAAACAAGGCATGGACCTCGTGAAAAAAATGCGGCTGTACGACGGTGAGGCAGTGGAAGGGTTTAAAGACTCCGACGTGGAAGAACTGCAAAACGAATACCTCGATGAAGGCATGGACGGCATCGATCCCCGTTACGTCATAAACCGCATCTCCAGTGCGTTTGTCCGGCAAGACACGACGTGCATCAACGCCCTCGACATTTTGCGCGCCCTGAAAGACGGACTGGATCAACACCCGTCCATTACGAAGGAACAGCGCGAGCGCTACCTCAATTTTATCTCCGTGGCGCGCAAAGAATATGACGAAACAGCGAAAAAAGAAGTGCAGAAGGCGTTTGTCTACTCGTATGAAGAATCGGCGAAGACGCTGTTGGACAACTATTTAGATAATGTGGAAGCATACTGCAATCGCCAGAAGATCCGGGATCCGATCACCGGCGAAGAGCTGGACCCGGACGAAAAACTGATGCGGTCCATTGAGGAACAGATCGGGATCTCCGAAAACGCGAAAAAAGCCTTTCGCGAAGAAATACTGATCCGCATTTCGGCGTACGCTCGTAAAGGCAAACGGTTCGACTACAACAGTCATGAGCGGCTGAGGGAAGCGATTCAGAAAAAACTGTTCGCCGATTTGAAAGATGTCGTCAAAATCACCACGTCTACCAAAACGCCGGACGAAAACCAGTTGAAAAAAATCAACGAAGTGACGCGGCGGCTGATTGACGAGCACGGTTACTGCCCCGTCTGTGCCAACGAACTGCTGCGTTACGTAGGAAGTTTGCTAAACCGTTGA
- the yhbH gene encoding sporulation protein YhbH codes for MTTSSFILSREDWSLHRKGHLDQLRHKEKVREAIRDNLPDLVSEESIVMSNGRDVIKIPIRSMEEYKFRYNYDKMQHTGQGDGDSQVGDVIARDGDRGQAGAGQGQGAGDQPGTDYYEAEVSVEELEEILFAELELPDLKPKAEENIVTHDIRFNDVRKKGLSANIDKKRTILEAMRRNALKGKPGLHSISVDDLRYKTWEDIELPHSNAVVIAMMDTSGSMGVFEKYMARSFFFWMVRFLRTRYEKVDIVFIAHHTEAKEVSEEAFFSRGESGGTICSSAYKKALEVIDDRYPPSRYNIYPFHFSDGDNLTSDNERCVRYVKELMEKCNMFGYAEVNQYQRRSSLMSVFRRIEDPSFMHCIIKDKREVYKALQTFFGKREHQAS; via the coding sequence ATGACGACGTCGAGTTTTATTTTATCGCGCGAAGACTGGTCCCTGCACCGCAAAGGCCACTTAGATCAACTGCGTCACAAGGAAAAAGTGCGGGAAGCGATCCGCGACAACTTGCCGGATCTCGTCAGTGAGGAAAGCATCGTCATGTCCAACGGGCGCGATGTGATCAAAATCCCGATCCGATCCATGGAAGAGTATAAATTCCGCTACAACTACGACAAGATGCAACATACGGGTCAAGGGGACGGCGACAGCCAGGTGGGCGATGTTATCGCCCGCGACGGGGACAGAGGTCAGGCTGGAGCCGGACAAGGGCAAGGCGCCGGCGACCAGCCGGGGACCGATTACTACGAAGCGGAAGTGTCAGTGGAAGAACTGGAAGAGATTTTGTTTGCAGAGCTGGAACTCCCCGACTTGAAGCCAAAAGCGGAAGAGAACATCGTCACCCACGATATTCGCTTCAACGACGTGCGCAAAAAGGGGTTGTCGGCCAACATCGACAAGAAGCGGACGATCCTCGAGGCGATGCGCCGCAACGCGTTAAAGGGAAAACCCGGGCTGCACAGCATTTCTGTCGATGACTTGCGCTATAAAACGTGGGAAGACATAGAACTTCCCCACTCCAACGCCGTTGTCATCGCCATGATGGATACGAGCGGGTCGATGGGTGTGTTTGAGAAGTACATGGCCCGCAGCTTTTTCTTCTGGATGGTCCGCTTTTTGCGCACCCGCTACGAGAAAGTGGACATCGTGTTTATCGCCCACCATACCGAAGCGAAAGAAGTGTCGGAAGAGGCGTTCTTTTCCCGGGGGGAGAGTGGCGGAACGATTTGTTCGTCCGCTTACAAGAAAGCGTTAGAAGTGATTGACGACCGTTACCCGCCGAGCCGTTACAACATATATCCGTTCCACTTTTCCGACGGCGACAACTTGACGTCGGACAACGAGCGGTGTGTCCGCTACGTCAAGGAACTGATGGAGAAATGCAACATGTTCGGCTACGCCGAAGTGAATCAGTACCAGCGCCGTTCCAGTCTGATGTCGGTATTTCGCCGCATTGAAGACCCGTCCTTCATGCATTGCATTATTAAAGACAAGCGGGAAGTGTACAAAGCGCTGCAAACGTTTTTCGGCAAGAGGGAGCATCAAGCGAGTTAA